GGATTGGGAATGCGAATGTGCATTATATTTATAAGCAGTATGATGTTGCAGGCGTTGAAGCCTATAAGAAACGTATTCAAAAAGATATTCATAAGTTTACGAATACGCCGGATTTGTCGGATGAACATTTCGGAGGTGTGCAGTCTGGGGAAGCAATGAAATATAAGTTGTTCGGACTTGAACAGTTACGTGTGACGATTGAACGGCAGTTGACGAAAGGTTTTAAACGTCGGTTTGCGATTATTCAAAGTGTGCGGAATCACTTGAATGACAATATTGATTTTACGGATATGCGCATTGAGTTTAAGCCTAACATCCCGCAATCGTTAGCAGAATACGCTGACATCTTTATTAAGCTTGGCGGTCGCGTGAGTCAAGAAACGTTATTGTCTTGGCTGCCGAATATTGAAAATCCTAAAGAAGAGCTTGAAAAAGTGAAAGCGGAGGAAAAAGAGGCTTCAGAAAATCAAGACTACCATGATGCGATACCTGTACAACAAGAGAAAGAAGACATGAACGATGTAGAGCTTGAATGATTATTGGTTAGAACGCGCGAAAATGTTCATCCAGTCTGAAACATTAGAAGATGCTGCAAAGGTGGCTGAAATTGAGCGCATTGTGGCGATGATGATTGCGGATATATACAAAAACTTATTAGCGTATTATGGCAAGCTTGCGACAGCTGAAGGGATTGACTGGCGAGAAGCGAAAAAGATTGTCGATGCGTTTGATGTTGAAGTGTTTCAAATGCAAGCGAAAGCGTATGTTGAAAATAAAGATTTTAGCGAAAAAGCGAATGAGGAACTGAAGCGTTATAACACGACGATGTATGTCAATCGTGAGAAGTTGTTAAAGCAAGAACTTGGTTTGATTGTGACGAAAGCTTATGCTGAACAAGAGAAAGTGGTGAATCATCACTTACAAGATAGCGTGACGCGTACACTGAGACATCAAGCGGGGATATTAGGTGCGGATGTGCATGTGAAGCAGTCAGATGTTGAAGCGATTGTGTATTCTAACTTTGGTAAGCTGAATTGGTCTGAGCGACTTTGGAACAATCAAGATGAACTGAGAAAAGATGTTGAGCGGATGGCCAGTCATGTGATGTTACGTGGCCGACATCCGTATGAGTTTGTGCCAGAGATACGTAAGAAACAACAACAGACAGTCGCTAATACGAAACGATTGTTGATTACCGAAGCGGCACGTGTGCAAACGGAAGCGCAGAAAATGCACTATTTAGAGACGATGGGCGACGATGCCGAATATGAGTTCGTGGCGAAACGTGATGAAAAGACATCTAAAATCTGTCGTCACTACGATAAGAAAGTGTTTAAAGTGAAAGACATAATGCCTGGTGTCAATGCTCCGCCGATGCATCCTCATTGTCGAAGCACGACAGTACCTTATGTAGGCAACTGGCGTGATAAGTTTTTCAAAGACAGACAAGGGAAGTACAAAGCCGAATATGAAGATGTTTTACAAAAATTAGCTAAAGAAGACATGACGGAAGCTCTTGAAAATGGTAAAATAAAAAAAGAATTAAACGTAGATAAACAGAACCGCCATCAGTTAGGCCATCCATTGTATGAAGCGTATAAGAAAAAGAATATACAAAAAGGGCTTCAAATACCAAGCGTTACGGTATTAGACAATGAGGAACTCAATTCAATGATACGTCAAAAATCAGGTAAAGGCTACTTGGTAGCTAATAATGCAGGTAAATGGTTAAACAGAGAAATTATAAACTTTGGTAAAATTATTGGTAAAGCATACATTGACGGTGAATTTATAGAAACGAAATGTGGGAAAGTGCACTACTCAAAAACAGGCACTCATGTTGTACCTTATGAAAAGGAGGATAAGTAATGAAACTATGGACTTATGTGAGAAAAAAGGTAATGATAGAAACTATTGATGGACAGCAATTTACTGGTAAAGTTACAAGTTATGATGATGAGATCGATAGTGATAGAGGAGAAGATTTTATATATTTAGATGTCGGTATGACAGTATTGTTTGGTTTTTATGAAAGTGAAATAAAATCGATTGAAGTTTTAGATTAAGCACCGGATGAAACAGTAAATTATTCATCCAGGTGCTCTTTTTATATCCAAATTTAAGCGACTGTGCTGCAGTGGCTTTTTTTATTGCCCAAACCGTGCTTATGGCGTTAAAAGATGCAAGTGTAGTCCACACCATGCAATGACATAAAACTTGCAAGAGTAGATTTAAATAAATTGAGAAATAGGATGAATTAATAAAACACTTTGGAACTGTCAAGATGAACTGAGAAAAGATGTTGAGCAGATGGCAAGTCACGCGATGCTACGTAGGCGCCATCCGTATGAGTTTGTGTCCAAGTTGGATGAAAAGACATCTAAAATCTGTCGTCACTACGATAAGAAAGTGTTTAAAGTGAAAGACATGATGCCTGGTGTCAATGCTCCGCCGATGCATCCTCATTGTCGAAGCACGACAGTACCTTATGTAGGCAACTGGCGTGACAAGTTTTTCAAAGATAGACAAGGGAAATATCGATTGAAAGATGAAGACGCTCCCTCCATTATTAAAGAATCTGGTGCTAAATGGACTGATAAAAATGACCCATACGGTATTCAAAGACAAAGGCATGCTGACGATTATTATGAAGAAATTCGGAATAGAAAAAAGGAAATAGAAATAAGGGAAGTGGCTAGAAACACAGGTTTCAGGGAATCAACAATAAAGCGTGTGTATGAACATATATTTATAAATAAGTATCATCTTAGAGAAGGTTACAAACAATTTGACCCAGATTTTGATATGGCGAATAGTTGGATGCGATTAAGGGATGGTAAACATATCAAAAAGGCAGATTTAATTATGTTACATCATGAAGCACTTGAACATTATTTGATGAATAAGTATAATTATGGCTATAGAGAAGCACATGCAATAACTGAGAAAAAATATAACTACGATAAAGAAATAAAAAAGTTAGAAAAGTAATAGAATAAGGAGGTAGTGAACATTGTTAGATTTGATATTAGTGATTAAGGACGAAAAAAGTGTAACCTATAATTACTACCCTAATGGCAGTGAAAAATCTGGTCGTGTCACAATTGGTATCAACGATTTAGAAATAATAAACCATGAATTATCAGAATACGAAAAATTCTATGAAACTAGAAAGTATCTAGGTCATGCAATTCATAGAATTAAGGAAAATATCAAAATTAATGAGTTCCCTGAAACTGAACTTGTTGCATGGGGCTAAAGCACCTGATGAAACAGTAAATTATTCATCCAGGTGCTCTTTTTATATCCAAATTTAAGCGACTGTGCTGCAGTGGCTTTTTTTATTGCCCAAACCGTGCTTATGGCGTTAAAAGATGCAAGTGTAGTCCACACCATGCAATGACATAAAACTTGCAAGAGTAGATTTATAATGAGGTGCGAAATATGAAAGAACAATGGTTAAAGTTGAAGTTACAGTTTTTTAGTGATGCAGGTACAGATAGTGAAGCAGTAGCAGAACAAGCTGATGTGAGTGACGCTCAAGCTGAAGAGGTCGAAGATACCGAACAACTGACTGAAGCACAATTGAAGTTAGTGAATGATCGTGTGAATGCAGAGATGCAACGCCGTACGAAAGAGATGCGTCAGCAGATTCAAGACGAATTGACTGAGAAGCAAAAAGAAGCGGATAAACTTCGTAAGATGAATGCCGAACAAAAGCATCAGTATGAACTTGAGAAGACAGAAAAAGAGCGTGACGATTATAAGAAGCAACTTGAAACGTATAAGATGCGGCAAGAAGCGACGTCTATGCTCAATGATGCGGGTATGCATGTCCCTGATGCATTACTGGATTTAGTCGTGAAAGAGACGGCTGAAGACACTAAGGCGACGGTCGATAGTTTTGTAGCGTTAGTGAATCAAGAAGTACAGCGTCAACTAGAAAGTAAAGCAACACAAAGCCATGTCGTTGGGAACCATGTGCGTACACCAGAAGTGGAAGAGGCTTGGAAAACATTTTTAAATTAAGAAAGGTTGAATGAAGTATGAAAGAAAAACTGAAATTACGTTTACAATTTTTTGCTGATACGGCAACGGGCGGAACTGCGACACCTGCAGCTGCTAAAACAAAAGTAGCAATGGGCGAAACGAAGTTAAAGGAAAAGCATACCGGTATTGTTAAATCGGTGACTGATGCGAAGTCTTATGCGACACCTGCATTGATTACTGATGATGCGATTTACATGGAGGGGCGTTTGCTTAGACAACTTATGATACATTTTTAACCGCAAAAAAACACCAAGCATACGTATATACTTGGTGTCCGAAAAATGACAGATTAACGTGAGTAGTACTCAACGATTAATTGTTCATTGATTTCAGCTGGTAACTCGCTACGTTCTGGAAGGCGAACGAAAGTACCTGTTAAGTTATCAGCATCGAAGTCTAAGTAATCAGGAACGAAATTGTTGATTTCAACTGATTCTTCGATGATTGCTAATTTACGTGATTTTTCACGAACAGTAACAACTTGACCTGGTTTTAATGTGTATGATGGAATGTCAACACGTTTACCGTCAACTTCTACGTGACCGTGACCAACTAATTGACGTGCTTGACGACGTGTACGCGCTAAACCTAAAGCGTAAACAATTGCGTCTAAACGGCTAGCAAGTAGGATCATGAAGTTTTCACCATGAACACCACCTTGTTTACCAGCAGTTTGGAATGTGTTACGGAATTGACGTTCAGTCATACCATATAAGTAACGTAATTTTTGTTTTTCACGTAATTGTAATCCATACTCAGATAATTTTTTACGTTGAGTTGGACCGTGTTGTCCTGGTGCGTAAGGACGTTTGTCTAATTCTTTACCAGTACCTGATAATGAGATACCTAAACGACGAGATTTTTTCCAGCTTGAACCTCTGAATCGAGCCATAATGTGACTCCTCCTTTTTCTTTTTTGTTGTTATGAAAAAACAAAAAAGAGTGTTGAATGCTCAATAGGATATAATGTTTTATGTGTCCTCACCTCATAGCTCCGGTTACACGACACGTCCGCTTTGGGAACATCATAGCGCCTATCAATATTCAACTGCTATTTTCGTTTATTCACACAAAGGATATTGTATCATTTTATACGTAAAAGTCAAACATATTTTGAATGAATGGCTTAAAGATGAGCTTCTAACACTTTTACAACCGCTTCTAAACCTGCTTCATCTGCTTCAGCAAAACGTGCACGGATAGGGGCATCGATATCTAATACACCAATTACTTCACCGTTTTTATGAATTGGAATAACGATTTCAGATTGGCTGTTCGCATCACATGCAATATGGCCAGGGAAAGCATGTACATCAGCGACACGTTGCGTTTGATTTTTTGCAACAGCTGTGCCACATACGCCTTTGCCAACTTCGATATGAACACAAGCCGGTTTACCTTGGAACGGTCCTAAAATTAATGCGCCATCTTTCATTAAATAAAAACCGACCCAATTAATTTGAGCTAAGTTTTCGTTTAATAACGCAGAAGTATTACTTAAATTTGCGATTAAATCTGTTTCTCCATCTAACATCGCATCAAGTTGACGAGATAAGAGATGATAGTCTGTTGTTTCTGTCATTCAATTCACTCACTTTCTTATCAATTTATCCCATATTATAAGCTATCTCTTGAATACGACGCAATTTTCTGAGATATTTTGATAGAACTGCAAAAAACTGCAATTAATTTTAAGATTTTATTTTAATGCATCCTTAAATTACGTTATAATAGTTTTATGTATTTAGGAGGAGACGAGTGGACATGGCATTATATATTATACTAGCGATTATCATTGTTATTTTGATTGCAATCGGTGTGTTATTTTACATGCGATCAAACAAAAGGTCGATTATTCAATCTGCTGAAGAGAGAAGAGAAAAGTTAAATGCATTGTCGTATGATGAAAGTTTGGAGAAATTGAAAACGTTACACTTATCTGGTGAAACAAAAAATCAATACGATACATTGAACCAATCATGGACGGACACAACAAATAACTATTTGGCACCTGTAGATGAAAAAATCCATGAAGCAGAAATGAATCTAGATAAATTCAAGTTTTCATTAGCTCAAACGGACATTGATGATGCACATGCGTTAATGGACCAGTACGAAGCGAAACACCAAGAGTTGGTTAGTCAAGCGGATGAAGTGTACGACATGCATCAACAAAGCGATGAGATTTATGAAAGAAGTAAAGATGAATACCGTAAATTGAAGCGCGATGTCCTTGCAAACCGTCATCAATATGGTGAAGCAGCAAGTTTATTGGAAAAGGAAATTGAAGGTTTTGAACCAGAATTTGAAGTGTATGAGACGTTAAAAGCTGAAGGTAACTACCAAGAGGCACATACGCACATTCAAGGATTAGATCAAGATATCACTTATTTAAAAGAAGATATGAGTGAAATTCCTGATTTAATGCGTGAAGCACAAAAAGAACTTCCGGGTCAATTCCAAGATATTAAATATGGCGTACGTGATTTGAAAGTAGAAGGTTATGATTTAGATCATGTGAAAGTCGATAGTACATTGCAAGACTTGAAGACGGAACTTAGTTTTGTTGAACCGCTGATCAGTCGCCTTGAATTAGATGAAGCGAATGACAAACTGGTACAAATTAATGACCGCCTTGATGATATGTATGACTTAATCGAACATGAAGTGAAGTCGAAAAATGCCGTCGAAGAATCTAAAGAACGTATTACAAATGATTTGTTCCATGCGAAAGATATGAATTACACGTTACAAACTGAAATTGAATATGTGCGTGAAAATTATTATATCAATGAAAGTGATGTACAAAGCGTGCGTCAATTTGAAAATGAGATTCAAAATTTAATTTCAGTGTATGACGAAATTTTATCTGAAATGGCGAAATCATCCGTACGTTATAGCGAAGTCCAAGATAACTTGAAATATATTGAAGACCATGTTGAAGTCATTAATGCGAAACAAGAAAAGTTACAAAATCATCTCGTGTCACTAAGAGAAGATGAAGCAGAGGCAGAAGAACATATTTTACGTGTCCAAAGTAAAAAAGAAGAGATTTATCGTCGTTTACTTGCTTCAAATTTAACAAGTGTGCCAGAACGTTTCATTATTTTGAAAAATGAAATTGATTATGAAGTGCGTGACGTCAATCAACGTTTTAGTGAGCGACCAATTAATGTGCAACAATTGAAAGATAAAGTGAACAAAGTCGTCCTTCAAATGAATAAATTTGAAGATGAAGCGAACGATGTGCTCATTAATGCGGTGTACGCGGAACGTTTAATTCAGTACGGTAATCGTTATCGTAAAGACAACCATGATTTAGATAAGAGCTTGAACGAGGCAGAACGTTTATTCAAAAACAACCGCTACAAACGTTCAAGTGAGATTTCAGAACAAGCGCTCGAACAACTTGAGCCTGGTATCGCACAACATATTGAACGAGAAGTGTTAGAACAACAATCTTAACAGTTAAATAGAATAATAGGGTGTATCGGAGCTGGGACATGACGTTTCCCTAGCTCCTTTCTTTTATTTGATTTAGCATTTTAGCAATTGAAAACGGTTTCGGCTCATCTAAGTGTTTTTAACCCGCGCATACATAGTTGGAACGAGAGCAGAGTAGCATCATAAACGAAGCAGCATTATTCATCATTCATGTGAAATTGATGACACGTAGCCCTGGTTTTTAACTTTTAGGATAAACTTACAACAGTGCCCCCCAACGACACACCCGTTTATATCAATTGAGTGAAATATTGGTAATCATGAAGAACGAAACCGAAGTTAAACGCCAACTAGATACAAATGCTTAGGAAATATAAGCCTCAAAAGCACCACAACCCCTTAAAGTAAAAGAGTAGTGGACTAAAGTTTTTATGATATATACGATAAAAATAAACAGAAAAACGAAATATAACAAATAAATTGCTGAAACTTTTATATGGGGTGTTTTAATTTTTATGACATGGATTATTAATATTTTTTGGAGAGGCTACTATATTTTAGAGCAATCCCCTATGAAATCTGAGTGGAAAGAGCTGCTGAAACTTTTTTGGCATGGTATGTTAAGGATTTTATGAAATGAGCGAATAAAAGTTCAGTGGAATGGACATTTAAATTTTTTGGAATGTGGGTAGCTAGTACAATGAAGGCGACATGTCCACTAACAAACTGTTGTTGACGAAAGATTGCCGAAAGGGACGAGACTCTTGAGGGATCAGCTGAACCGGAAAATCCACCAACGCTTCAACAAATGTAATTATTCAATCAAAGCGTTGGTTAGTTGAAGGATCAGCCCCTAAGAACGCGAGTCCAAGACGGCAATCGTCAGTCAACACAAATGTAAAAAACGAAAAGTGTCAACGCCTTAGTAAACAGAAATGTAAAAAATCCAAAATGTTCTCAAATAACAGAAATGTTAAAAACCAAAAATGTCCATATCATAAAAATCACAGCCCCTTTGTTGATTAGGAAGAAGAGACGTTCGGGAGTCATTGTTCATTTGACACTGTTTTCATACCATGTACCATAGCCTCGTACCAGACCCAAAAGTTGACCGGAATGATAAAATTTTAGAAAATATCGAATGGATATGACATCAAACCCACGACTTGTAGTACAATGTAAAATGATATTTAAAGAGAGGAAGTCTGCACATGTTATATTTTGATAACGCAGCGACGACGAAACCCGATCCATCCGTGTTATCGAGTTTTATGAAGGTGAACGAAAAGTTTTTCTATAATCCGAATAGTCCACATGAAAAAGGACAGGAAGTTGAACGTTTATTACAAAATGCGAGAGACCAAATTAAATCGACGTTGAAGTTAAATGATGAAACACTCATATTTACAAGTGGGGCAACAGAGTCGAACAATATGGCTTTAAAAGGGGCAGCACATCAGAAAAAGCATTTTGGACGTACCATTATCACGTCGTTACTTGAACATCCGTCTGTATTAGAGGTGATGCGTGAACTTGAGCGAGAAGGTTTTATCTTAAAGTACATCAATGTGACAGCTGAAGGGCGCATTGACATTGACCATTTGAAGTCACTGTTAACCAATGATGTCATTTTAGTGACGTGCATGCAAGTGAATAATATTATGGGACAAATGCAGCCTATTGAAGAGATTGTTGAAAGCTTAAAGCCTTATCCGAAAGTGCATTTTCATGTTGATGCGGTACAAGCACTTGGCAAATGGCCGATTCAAATGACAGGTATTGACAGTTTGTCGTTGAGCGGTCACAAGTTTAATGGTTTGAAGGGTCAAGGTTTACTCATTTTAAAAAACTTACATCAAATTTATCCAATCATTCAAGGTGGCGGTCAAGAGTTTGGTTTGCGTAGTGGAACGGTCAATGTCGCAAGTGATGTGGCGTTAGCGAAAGCCATTCGACTGGCGGAAGATCAACGTGAGGCCTTGATACAAACGTTATCGACATTTACGACTGCATTGCGTGAGATGATTCAAGATTATCCTGGTGTCGTCATTAATTCACCGGTTGATGCATCACCGCACATTTTAAATTTGGCATTTCCAGGTGTACGGGGTGAAGTATTAGTCAATGCCTTTTCGAAACAAGGAATTATGCTTTCGACGACGAGTGCATGTTCATCTAAACATTCGAATGTCAATGAAGTATTAAAAGCGATGAACATTTCAGTATCGCGTATTTTAGGAAGTATCCGTTTGTCATTTGATCGACATACGACCATGCAAGATATTGAGACGTTTAAAGCAGCGTTTCATCAAGTATATAGTGAAGTTGAGGAGTTGTTAGAAAAATGATTTATGACCATATATTAGTCCGTTATGGAGAATTAACATTAAAGGGTGGCAATCGTAAAACATTTGTCAGCCAGTTGCGTTCCAATGTCAAACGCGCACTCATGCCATTAAAAGGGTATGAAGTGAAAGCGAATCGTGATCGTATGTATATTCAATTAGAACCAGAAGCTGACATTGAAGAAATGATGGTACGTATATCGAAAGTGTTCGGTGTCCATTCAATCAGCCCGGTTTTAAAAATAGAAAAATCGATGGATGCGGTGTATGAACACGCACGCTTATTCGCTCAAAATTATGAAGCAG
Above is a genomic segment from Staphylococcus delphini containing:
- a CDS encoding phage portal protein; the protein is MRKSRIILAKTKPDASGRIGNANVHYIYKQYDVAGVEAYKKRIQKDIHKFTNTPDLSDEHFGGVQSGEAMKYKLFGLEQLRVTIERQLTKGFKRRFAIIQSVRNHLNDNIDFTDMRIEFKPNIPQSLAEYADIFIKLGGRVSQETLLSWLPNIENPKEELEKVKAEEKEASENQDYHDAIPVQQEKEDMNDVELE
- a CDS encoding minor capsid protein, whose product is MFIQSETLEDAAKVAEIERIVAMMIADIYKNLLAYYGKLATAEGIDWREAKKIVDAFDVEVFQMQAKAYVENKDFSEKANEELKRYNTTMYVNREKLLKQELGLIVTKAYAEQEKVVNHHLQDSVTRTLRHQAGILGADVHVKQSDVEAIVYSNFGKLNWSERLWNNQDELRKDVERMASHVMLRGRHPYEFVPEIRKKQQQTVANTKRLLITEAARVQTEAQKMHYLETMGDDAEYEFVAKRDEKTSKICRHYDKKVFKVKDIMPGVNAPPMHPHCRSTTVPYVGNWRDKFFKDRQGKYKAEYEDVLQKLAKEDMTEALENGKIKKELNVDKQNRHQLGHPLYEAYKKKNIQKGLQIPSVTVLDNEELNSMIRQKSGKGYLVANNAGKWLNREIINFGKIIGKAYIDGEFIETKCGKVHYSKTGTHVVPYEKEDK
- a CDS encoding LSM domain protein, which gives rise to MKLWTYVRKKVMIETIDGQQFTGKVTSYDDEIDSDRGEDFIYLDVGMTVLFGFYESEIKSIEVLD
- a CDS encoding DUF4355 domain-containing protein, whose protein sequence is MKEQWLKLKLQFFSDAGTDSEAVAEQADVSDAQAEEVEDTEQLTEAQLKLVNDRVNAEMQRRTKEMRQQIQDELTEKQKEADKLRKMNAEQKHQYELEKTEKERDDYKKQLETYKMRQEATSMLNDAGMHVPDALLDLVVKETAEDTKATVDSFVALVNQEVQRQLESKATQSHVVGNHVRTPEVEEAWKTFLN
- the rpsD gene encoding 30S ribosomal protein S4 encodes the protein MARFRGSSWKKSRRLGISLSGTGKELDKRPYAPGQHGPTQRKKLSEYGLQLREKQKLRYLYGMTERQFRNTFQTAGKQGGVHGENFMILLASRLDAIVYALGLARTRRQARQLVGHGHVEVDGKRVDIPSYTLKPGQVVTVREKSRKLAIIEESVEINNFVPDYLDFDADNLTGTFVRLPERSELPAEINEQLIVEYYSR
- a CDS encoding GAF domain-containing protein, with protein sequence MTETTDYHLLSRQLDAMLDGETDLIANLSNTSALLNENLAQINWVGFYLMKDGALILGPFQGKPACVHIEVGKGVCGTAVAKNQTQRVADVHAFPGHIACDANSQSEIVIPIHKNGEVIGVLDIDAPIRARFAEADEAGLEAVVKVLEAHL
- the ezrA gene encoding septation ring formation regulator EzrA, which codes for MALYIILAIIIVILIAIGVLFYMRSNKRSIIQSAEERREKLNALSYDESLEKLKTLHLSGETKNQYDTLNQSWTDTTNNYLAPVDEKIHEAEMNLDKFKFSLAQTDIDDAHALMDQYEAKHQELVSQADEVYDMHQQSDEIYERSKDEYRKLKRDVLANRHQYGEAASLLEKEIEGFEPEFEVYETLKAEGNYQEAHTHIQGLDQDITYLKEDMSEIPDLMREAQKELPGQFQDIKYGVRDLKVEGYDLDHVKVDSTLQDLKTELSFVEPLISRLELDEANDKLVQINDRLDDMYDLIEHEVKSKNAVEESKERITNDLFHAKDMNYTLQTEIEYVRENYYINESDVQSVRQFENEIQNLISVYDEILSEMAKSSVRYSEVQDNLKYIEDHVEVINAKQEKLQNHLVSLREDEAEAEEHILRVQSKKEEIYRRLLASNLTSVPERFIILKNEIDYEVRDVNQRFSERPINVQQLKDKVNKVVLQMNKFEDEANDVLINAVYAERLIQYGNRYRKDNHDLDKSLNEAERLFKNNRYKRSSEISEQALEQLEPGIAQHIEREVLEQQS
- a CDS encoding cysteine desulfurase family protein gives rise to the protein MLYFDNAATTKPDPSVLSSFMKVNEKFFYNPNSPHEKGQEVERLLQNARDQIKSTLKLNDETLIFTSGATESNNMALKGAAHQKKHFGRTIITSLLEHPSVLEVMRELEREGFILKYINVTAEGRIDIDHLKSLLTNDVILVTCMQVNNIMGQMQPIEEIVESLKPYPKVHFHVDAVQALGKWPIQMTGIDSLSLSGHKFNGLKGQGLLILKNLHQIYPIIQGGGQEFGLRSGTVNVASDVALAKAIRLAEDQREALIQTLSTFTTALREMIQDYPGVVINSPVDASPHILNLAFPGVRGEVLVNAFSKQGIMLSTTSACSSKHSNVNEVLKAMNISVSRILGSIRLSFDRHTTMQDIETFKAAFHQVYSEVEELLEK